From Terriglobia bacterium, one genomic window encodes:
- a CDS encoding Crp/Fnr family transcriptional regulator, which yields MMNEIPTMTLPSQTGAGAFLWRRESARSTLWQWKQSGLLSAPQWYPAGAPIFDRSAAPRDAFLLERGVVAFERDPVAREKSGIGALCLPGNLFGHYPGGLADDSLHSVIALTRCMVYRISREEMLAALQKGGETALFIVRQYLHNLLCARARATESSTRGTKARLEHLLLELASVLEDRGATGCIRLPLKDKELAGILGISPQQFSVIKKEMEGEKVIACFGQRNKLALRSGGAKIQFFKVYCYKRIPSIA from the coding sequence ATGATGAACGAAATCCCAACCATGACGCTACCTTCCCAGACTGGGGCCGGTGCTTTCTTGTGGCGCAGGGAGTCCGCGCGTTCGACACTTTGGCAATGGAAACAAAGCGGCCTGCTCTCCGCGCCACAGTGGTATCCGGCGGGCGCGCCCATTTTTGACCGCAGCGCGGCTCCCCGGGACGCATTTCTGCTGGAGAGGGGCGTTGTGGCCTTCGAGCGCGATCCGGTGGCCAGGGAGAAGTCGGGCATTGGTGCGCTGTGCCTGCCCGGGAACCTCTTCGGCCATTACCCCGGCGGCCTTGCGGACGACTCCCTGCACTCGGTCATCGCGCTCACGCGATGCATGGTGTATCGAATCAGCAGGGAGGAAATGCTGGCTGCATTGCAGAAGGGTGGTGAAACGGCGCTGTTCATCGTCCGCCAGTATCTACACAACCTTCTTTGTGCGCGGGCACGCGCGACTGAATCAAGCACCAGAGGTACGAAAGCCCGGCTTGAGCATTTGCTGCTGGAACTGGCTTCAGTGCTGGAAGACCGGGGGGCCACCGGGTGCATACGGCTTCCGCTCAAAGACAAAGAGCTTGCCGGGATCCTGGGAATCTCACCGCAGCAGTTCAGCGTGATCAAGAAAGAGATGGAAGGCGAGAAGGTGATCGCGTGCTTTGGACAGAGAAACAAGCTGGCGCTACGTAGCGGTGGCGCCAAAATCCAGTTTTTTAAGGTCTATTGTTACAAACGTATACCGAGTATTGCTTAA
- a CDS encoding RNA polymerase sigma-70 factor has product MQRMASATTSIGVPLTGMRTDQRLDTFLQYRPLLLSIAYRMLGSMSDAEDMLQESFLRWQQSAEADIRCPKAFLVTVITRLCINQLQSARVQREQYFGEWLPEPVVSTPESDPSMLPQMDESLSIAFLVILERLSPVERAVFLLREVFDYEYFEIARVVSQTEVNCRQIFRRARLHIKEIRPRFDASPTQKEKLVREFMAATSRGDIEGLLKFFAQDIIIHTDGGGKASATVNPVYGALNATRLVVYGNKKFRPEAAVVKFAMVNGQPGIVTYLDGRAETVLALDILGGQIRKVYILRNPDKLQTVPHSIDA; this is encoded by the coding sequence ATGCAAAGAATGGCATCCGCAACCACAAGTATTGGTGTACCTTTAACCGGAATGCGCACTGATCAGCGTCTGGATACATTCCTCCAGTACCGACCGTTGTTACTCTCGATTGCCTATCGCATGCTGGGAAGCATGTCTGACGCGGAAGATATGCTACAGGAGAGTTTTTTACGGTGGCAGCAATCTGCAGAGGCTGATATTCGCTGTCCCAAGGCATTTCTGGTAACTGTGATCACCCGCCTGTGCATTAATCAACTCCAATCAGCCCGCGTGCAGCGCGAGCAATATTTCGGGGAATGGCTTCCGGAGCCCGTGGTGTCCACCCCGGAGAGCGATCCTTCCATGCTGCCCCAAATGGACGAATCCCTCTCGATAGCATTTCTGGTGATTCTAGAGCGGTTGTCTCCGGTGGAGCGCGCCGTATTCCTCCTGCGCGAGGTTTTCGACTACGAATATTTCGAAATCGCGCGCGTTGTAAGCCAGACCGAGGTGAACTGCCGGCAGATTTTCCGCAGGGCCAGACTGCACATCAAGGAAATCCGTCCCCGCTTTGATGCTTCCCCAACGCAGAAAGAGAAGCTGGTACGGGAGTTCATGGCCGCAACCTCGCGCGGTGACATTGAGGGCCTGCTGAAGTTCTTTGCCCAGGACATCATTATTCATACCGACGGAGGCGGAAAGGCCTCGGCAACGGTAAATCCGGTGTACGGCGCTTTGAATGCCACACGCTTGGTTGTTTACGGCAATAAAAAATTCAGGCCAGAGGCAGCGGTAGTCAAGTTTGCAATGGTCAACGGCCAGCCTGGCATTGTTACATATTTAGATGGACGAGCTGAGACGGTCCTGGCTCTTGATATATTGGGTGGGCAAATCCGCAAGGTTTATATCCTGCGCAACCCCGACAAGCTGCAGACTGTGCCGCATTCCATTGATGCCTGA
- a CDS encoding beta-ketoacyl-[acyl-carrier-protein] synthase family protein: MADVVVTGMYAISPAGMGLDALWNTVRDGKCCGGPITDFDCSRNAAWIAAQVPNFDLASWGFSLEDAAHLDRSTQFAMVAASQAVKTAGLDRQKINPYRAGVCIGTAIGGVDSMERAFGQLCLKEGEERKKPKRVRLNPEQADPRLWESYSAHSVSHQVAKRNGFYGFCSTMSTGCTAGVDAIGLSAELINDGIADIMITGGTDAPITPIVLSSFDNIRCLTRRNHEPTKASRPFDRDRDGFLLAEGCGVLVLESEEHARKRGAEILGYVLGFASLCNAYHMTGLPADGLALGNTLEKALGLSRINPEEVDYINAHGSSTPQNDRNETAAFKMAFRDHARKVPISSTKSVLGHPLGAASALESIISLLSIKENVAPPTANYENPDPDCDLDYVPNCARETKINVVECNASGFSGIHSAVLFGSQEFGERVAARGGR; the protein is encoded by the coding sequence ATGGCTGATGTAGTTGTGACAGGCATGTACGCAATCAGTCCGGCAGGAATGGGACTGGATGCATTGTGGAACACAGTGCGGGACGGAAAGTGCTGTGGTGGACCGATCACCGATTTTGACTGCTCAAGAAACGCAGCCTGGATCGCGGCCCAAGTTCCCAACTTCGATCTGGCTTCCTGGGGATTTTCTCTGGAAGACGCTGCCCATCTGGATCGATCAACACAATTTGCTATGGTAGCGGCAAGCCAGGCGGTAAAGACCGCGGGCCTCGATAGACAAAAGATCAACCCCTATCGGGCAGGTGTGTGTATCGGCACAGCCATTGGCGGAGTTGACTCCATGGAGAGAGCTTTTGGCCAGCTTTGCCTGAAGGAAGGCGAGGAGCGCAAAAAGCCCAAGCGGGTCAGGCTGAACCCGGAACAGGCTGATCCGCGCCTATGGGAATCCTATAGCGCTCATTCGGTTTCCCATCAAGTTGCGAAGCGGAACGGCTTTTACGGGTTCTGTTCCACCATGTCCACGGGTTGCACTGCCGGCGTGGATGCAATTGGGCTCTCCGCCGAACTGATCAATGATGGAATCGCGGACATCATGATCACCGGAGGGACGGACGCTCCCATTACTCCGATCGTACTTTCCTCTTTTGATAACATTCGCTGCCTTACCCGAAGGAACCATGAACCTACCAAAGCTTCCAGGCCTTTTGACCGGGACCGCGATGGTTTTCTGCTGGCGGAAGGTTGCGGCGTGCTGGTGTTGGAATCAGAAGAGCACGCACGCAAGCGCGGAGCGGAAATTCTGGGCTATGTTCTGGGGTTCGCCAGCCTTTGCAACGCATACCACATGACAGGATTGCCGGCCGATGGCCTAGCCCTGGGAAACACCTTGGAGAAGGCGCTCGGCTTGTCGCGCATCAACCCGGAAGAGGTTGATTACATCAACGCACATGGAAGCTCCACGCCGCAAAACGACCGCAACGAGACGGCCGCTTTCAAAATGGCGTTCCGCGACCATGCCCGCAAAGTTCCCATCAGCTCGACCAAATCCGTTCTTGGCCATCCCCTGGGTGCGGCCAGCGCACTGGAGTCGATTATCTCGCTGCTCTCCATCAAGGAGAACGTAGCTCCGCCCACGGCAAACTACGAGAATCCTGATCCTGATTGCGATCTGGATTACGTGCCGAACTGCGCCCGTGAGACAAAAATCAACGTGGTGGAATGCAATGCCAGCGGGTTCTCAGGAATCCATTCGGCCGTTCTATTCGGCAGCCAGGAATTCGGAGAGCGCGTGGCGGCAAGGGGAGGCAGATAG
- a CDS encoding DoxX family protein, with protein sequence MDSSNASVGKGRRIAGLVLICLGSIVLIGSAGAKLAHVPKVVNELGAMGFDGERLTMIAVTEIASALLFLFPFTRSIGLLLVSAYMGGAIATHVQHGQPFIQPAMILAIIWAGAWLRHPQVLWSMNQASTPSYSALQPQAGKVGN encoded by the coding sequence ATGGATAGTTCTAACGCTTCGGTTGGCAAAGGCCGCCGTATCGCAGGCCTGGTGCTGATCTGTCTGGGATCGATCGTGCTGATTGGCAGCGCCGGCGCAAAACTTGCGCACGTGCCGAAGGTGGTGAATGAGCTGGGCGCGATGGGGTTTGACGGCGAGCGGCTCACGATGATCGCTGTCACCGAAATCGCAAGCGCTTTGTTATTTCTCTTCCCGTTTACTCGCTCCATCGGCCTGCTGCTGGTCTCAGCTTACATGGGAGGCGCCATTGCCACTCACGTTCAGCATGGCCAGCCCTTCATTCAGCCTGCCATGATCCTGGCCATTATCTGGGCCGGCGCCTGGCTGCGCCATCCTCAAGTCTTGTGGAGTATGAATCAGGCTTCCACACCTTCATACTCCGCTCTGCAACCGCAAGCGGGGAAAGTCGGCAATTAG
- a CDS encoding prolyl oligopeptidase family serine peptidase has product MAEQNLALNFRSLYPRLLSFGIGYGDLERITSRVNDWTSFARAMADLGEHWEASGDKSYKSGSLETPRQQWLRAAAHYHYAQLRLHDSLLKESLRRACRQAYAKYAPLADPPVIRCEVPFQGMNLPGYLRVRRPGGSCVILIGGLDSAKEVELHHFAEVFLNRCCSVFYFDGPGQGELYGRSSMTVGFEKAVASVIQFLTFDQRVQAGGIGCFGVSFGGYLACLSSAANPRVSACISIGGFHDNRILPKLPPVAAATVKNAFGLATDANLSEINPYVDLEAQSGEMTAPLLIVHGTADHLVDLDQIEAMKAWARGPVETMVLEGSEHVCSDRFNECLPHMGDWMTTWLLHKNKSVAVI; this is encoded by the coding sequence ATGGCGGAACAGAATCTGGCACTCAACTTTCGTTCCCTCTATCCGAGGCTTCTGAGCTTCGGTATTGGTTATGGCGATCTGGAACGGATCACCAGCCGCGTCAACGACTGGACCTCATTTGCCCGCGCCATGGCCGATCTGGGAGAGCACTGGGAAGCTTCGGGGGACAAATCGTACAAATCAGGTTCCCTGGAAACTCCTCGGCAGCAGTGGCTGCGCGCCGCCGCTCACTATCACTACGCACAGTTGCGGCTCCATGATTCGCTGCTGAAGGAAAGCCTGCGCCGGGCATGCAGGCAGGCATATGCCAAGTATGCGCCGCTCGCGGACCCTCCGGTGATCCGCTGTGAAGTACCGTTTCAGGGCATGAACCTTCCTGGCTATCTGCGGGTCAGAAGACCGGGAGGGTCGTGTGTGATCCTGATCGGTGGGCTGGATTCCGCGAAAGAAGTAGAGCTGCACCATTTTGCCGAGGTTTTCCTGAACCGGTGCTGCTCGGTGTTCTATTTCGACGGTCCAGGGCAGGGCGAGCTGTATGGACGTTCGTCCATGACCGTGGGATTCGAAAAAGCGGTTGCCAGTGTGATCCAGTTCCTTACTTTCGATCAGCGCGTTCAGGCGGGCGGAATCGGCTGTTTTGGCGTGAGCTTTGGCGGATACCTGGCATGCCTTTCCAGCGCCGCCAATCCTCGCGTAAGCGCCTGCATCAGCATCGGAGGATTTCACGATAACAGGATCCTGCCGAAGCTGCCGCCCGTTGCCGCCGCTACCGTCAAAAACGCTTTTGGCTTGGCCACGGATGCCAATCTGAGCGAGATCAATCCTTATGTGGACCTGGAGGCGCAGAGCGGGGAGATGACGGCGCCCTTGCTGATTGTGCACGGCACGGCCGACCACCTAGTGGACTTAGACCAGATTGAGGCGATGAAGGCATGGGCCCGGGGGCCGGTTGAAACCATGGTGCTGGAAGGATCAGAACACGTATGTTCGGACCGTTTCAATGAATGCCTGCCACACATGGGCGACTGGATGACGACATGGTTGCTGCACAAAAATAAATCTGTGGCTGTGATCTGA
- a CDS encoding beta-propeller fold lactonase family protein, whose amino-acid sequence MSVVGWATTKDPMLGAEACSSKRTGEPRAAIVASMEMIVKKVGYKPFFRVGYSAAGHLACRPQTELEGALFQTRARKDTPMKLKRAVKSVPGLTLLLALLACFSLSSWAKAAVQDDDSGQSQDSRVYVLTNQAPVNTVAVLHRAADGTLTRLQEVLTGGSGSGPGPRPPQFPPGPGPDPLNSADAITLTEDGRFLLAANPRSNDLSVLAVTQEGLQLVDKASTQGIFPVSVATRHGLVYVVNQGQSPTNSVLGEASITGFFLSHDGKLSAIPGSTRTIGSPGAAPGKVAITPDGDLLIVAETIANFIDVFHLQDDGRTGALSRFPSNNRTPLAIAFTHHRIMAITEGDMQSAQTGTPGGSSTSTYRITDDDTLEPISKAVPNFQTSNCWIRFTPDGRFAYTGNTGSGSVSSYSVSPAGELTLLAAVAADTGGFASVPIDLDISRDGKFLYVIASFIGTVEGYRIEKDGALTHVSDVSGFPISMQGIVAR is encoded by the coding sequence ATGTCTGTGGTGGGCTGGGCAACTACTAAAGACCCGATGCTGGGCGCTGAGGCCTGTTCCAGCAAGCGCACCGGTGAGCCGCGGGCAGCGATTGTTGCAAGTATGGAAATGATTGTTAAGAAAGTTGGATACAAACCGTTCTTTCGCGTCGGATATTCCGCGGCCGGTCACTTGGCCTGCCGTCCACAAACTGAGTTGGAAGGCGCACTGTTCCAGACTCGCGCCAGAAAGGACACACCAATGAAGCTGAAAAGAGCGGTTAAAAGTGTTCCAGGTCTAACGCTGTTGCTCGCATTGCTGGCATGCTTTTCACTATCTTCCTGGGCCAAAGCCGCAGTTCAGGACGATGATAGCGGTCAGTCGCAGGATAGCAGGGTCTATGTTCTGACGAACCAGGCCCCGGTAAACACAGTTGCTGTGCTGCATCGGGCCGCAGACGGCACGTTGACGAGGTTACAAGAAGTCTTGACCGGCGGAAGCGGCAGCGGCCCCGGTCCTCGGCCTCCCCAATTTCCTCCCGGGCCAGGACCTGATCCTCTCAATTCCGCGGACGCGATCACCCTTACGGAAGATGGCAGGTTCCTGCTCGCGGCGAATCCCAGAAGCAATGATCTCTCCGTTCTGGCGGTTACGCAGGAAGGGCTGCAACTGGTGGACAAAGCGTCAACGCAGGGGATCTTCCCGGTAAGCGTCGCCACGAGACATGGCTTGGTCTACGTGGTCAACCAGGGACAAAGCCCTACCAATTCCGTTTTGGGCGAGGCCAGCATTACGGGCTTCTTTCTGTCCCATGACGGCAAGCTGAGTGCTATTCCGGGATCCACCCGTACGATCGGAAGTCCTGGCGCCGCTCCAGGCAAGGTAGCCATCACACCTGATGGCGACTTGCTGATCGTGGCCGAAACGATTGCCAATTTCATCGACGTTTTCCATCTTCAGGACGATGGACGCACGGGAGCGCTTAGCCGCTTTCCTTCCAATAACCGGACACCCCTGGCGATTGCATTCACGCATCATCGCATCATGGCCATAACCGAAGGTGACATGCAGTCCGCGCAGACTGGGACCCCCGGCGGCTCCAGCACCTCGACTTACCGCATTACGGATGACGACACGCTGGAACCGATCAGCAAAGCGGTGCCCAATTTCCAGACATCAAACTGCTGGATCCGGTTTACCCCAGACGGACGTTTTGCCTATACCGGGAACACCGGAAGCGGAAGCGTATCTTCTTATAGTGTGTCGCCGGCAGGGGAACTCACCCTGTTGGCGGCGGTCGCAGCCGATACCGGAGGCTTTGCTAGTGTTCCCATCGATCTGGATATCAGCCGCGACGGCAAATTCCTATACGTCATTGCTTCATTTATCGGCACGGTTGAGGGATACAGGATCGAGAAAGATGGGGCCCTGACCCATGTATCAGACGTAAGTGGGTTTCCTATCAGCATGCAGGGTATTGTCGCCCGCTAA
- a CDS encoding SDR family oxidoreductase, with product MTLTGKKAIVTGGARGIGRAIALAFLGEGASVFITGQTEESVGKGIEEIKAEFLKGQHGNGVHIHGAVLDVRDQASVDKCLDTAMEQMGEINILVNNAGRGGGGPTVSTPEKVWFDVIEVNLNGTYRMTRSVLARSGMLKQNWGRIINMASTGGKQGVQLAAAYTASKHGVVGFSKSLGLELAKSGVTVNAICPGFVETDLAKTARDNYARIWGVDSEEVLRRFEARIPIGRYVQPNEIAPLAVMLASNNSAAITAQAINVCGGLGNY from the coding sequence ATGACGTTAACTGGAAAAAAGGCGATCGTGACGGGAGGCGCGCGCGGGATAGGACGCGCCATTGCTCTGGCCTTCCTGGGTGAAGGCGCTTCAGTGTTTATCACCGGACAGACGGAAGAGAGCGTCGGAAAGGGGATCGAGGAAATCAAGGCCGAATTTCTGAAAGGCCAGCATGGCAATGGAGTCCATATCCACGGAGCGGTTCTTGATGTGCGCGACCAAGCCTCAGTGGACAAATGCCTGGATACCGCCATGGAGCAGATGGGCGAGATCAACATCCTGGTAAACAATGCCGGACGCGGCGGGGGCGGGCCTACAGTGAGCACCCCAGAAAAAGTCTGGTTCGATGTGATCGAGGTCAATCTGAACGGCACCTACCGGATGACCCGGTCCGTGCTGGCCCGATCGGGAATGCTCAAGCAGAACTGGGGACGCATCATTAATATGGCCTCTACCGGCGGCAAACAGGGAGTGCAGTTGGCGGCGGCCTATACGGCGTCAAAACATGGGGTGGTGGGCTTCTCAAAGTCCCTGGGACTTGAGCTGGCAAAAAGCGGTGTCACGGTCAACGCCATCTGTCCCGGGTTCGTTGAGACCGATCTGGCCAAGACCGCGCGCGACAACTATGCCCGCATCTGGGGCGTGGATTCTGAAGAAGTATTGCGTCGGTTTGAAGCCCGGATTCCTATCGGCCGTTATGTGCAGCCCAATGAGATAGCGCCCCTGGCGGTCATGCTGGCTTCGAACAATTCCGCCGCTATCACTGCCCAGGCGATCAATGTCTGTGGTGGGCTGGGCAACTACTAA
- a CDS encoding beta-ketoacyl-[acyl-carrier-protein] synthase family protein — protein sequence MPTKRRVVVTGAGVICASGIGTDKVWERCLAGDNSIGEITRFDTRPYSCKAAGEIQDFRPADYLQPQIIQQTDRSAHLGMAACQLAAEEAGLALKDEDPNQVGMYFSNLVGGMDFAEPELYAQTYMGPSRVNAYQAIAWFYAAAQGQWSIKTGIKGHAKTVVADRTGGLQSIGLAAYAIQKGHCQVSFAGGFEAPIVPYAFLMYGTTGLLSKDTTDPARAYRPFHRRRSGLVLGEGSGILILEDLEHALARKAKIYAEIPGFSVAMDAPQDAAGAGLARCFTEALASSGLKPEDIDHISAEGAGTIADDSAEAFAIRAVFDGARKNLSISSPKSMFGHTLAAAGAIDVALACRMMQSNAVIPTINLDEPDPELGPANFSRSVEEKPLDAVMCSTRGVGGLNAALVLRKYVQ from the coding sequence ATGCCAACAAAGAGGCGTGTGGTCGTCACTGGCGCAGGAGTGATTTGCGCCAGCGGCATCGGAACCGACAAGGTATGGGAGCGTTGCCTGGCCGGCGACAACTCCATCGGAGAGATAACCCGTTTTGACACCCGGCCATACAGTTGCAAGGCAGCCGGTGAGATCCAAGATTTCCGGCCAGCGGATTATCTCCAGCCACAAATCATCCAGCAGACAGACAGGTCTGCCCATCTGGGAATGGCGGCCTGTCAACTGGCCGCCGAAGAGGCGGGGCTCGCGCTGAAGGACGAAGACCCGAACCAGGTGGGAATGTATTTTTCCAATCTGGTGGGCGGCATGGACTTTGCTGAGCCCGAATTGTATGCGCAAACCTATATGGGCCCCAGCCGGGTCAACGCGTACCAGGCCATTGCATGGTTCTACGCGGCCGCGCAGGGACAGTGGAGCATCAAGACAGGAATCAAAGGCCATGCCAAGACGGTGGTTGCGGACCGCACGGGCGGTTTGCAAAGCATCGGACTGGCTGCATACGCCATCCAGAAGGGACATTGCCAGGTCTCTTTTGCCGGAGGCTTTGAGGCACCGATAGTCCCCTACGCGTTCCTGATGTACGGAACCACTGGACTACTTTCAAAAGACACCACCGATCCGGCGCGGGCCTATCGTCCATTTCATCGCCGCCGGAGCGGATTGGTGCTGGGCGAAGGTAGCGGCATCCTTATTCTTGAGGACCTGGAGCACGCCTTGGCACGCAAAGCAAAGATATATGCCGAGATCCCCGGATTCTCGGTGGCGATGGACGCGCCGCAAGATGCTGCGGGCGCCGGGCTTGCCCGTTGCTTTACGGAGGCGTTGGCCAGTTCAGGACTGAAGCCGGAAGACATTGACCATATCAGTGCCGAAGGGGCGGGCACCATCGCTGATGACAGTGCAGAGGCCTTCGCGATCCGCGCGGTTTTTGACGGTGCGAGGAAGAACCTTTCCATCAGCTCGCCGAAATCGATGTTCGGTCATACGCTGGCCGCCGCGGGGGCCATTGATGTGGCCCTGGCGTGCCGGATGATGCAATCCAATGCCGTAATCCCCACGATCAACCTGGACGAGCCTGATCCGGAATTGGGACCCGCGAACTTCAGCCGATCTGTGGAAGAGAAGCCCCTCGATGCCGTAATGTGCAGCACACGTGGGGTCGGCGGGCTGAATGCGGCACTGGTTCTTCGCAAGTACGTTCAATAG
- a CDS encoding cyclase family protein has translation MNIAGKKFIDLSLSIEDSASEVIPVQLRYFTHREGAEQMGGIFGLNADDLPDKLGWAGEEVRLITHAGTHMDAPWHYGPISEDRPARTIDEVPLEWCYGHGIVLDFTELEEGAEISVEHLKDALRKIDYRLQPGDIVLLQTGAARWWGDKSYPERGVGLGREATLWLVEQGVRIIGTDSWGLDRPFSYMRNEFQRTKDMNCIWPSHYAGRLQEYCQIEKLTNLDMLPPFGFTVMCFPIKVTKASAGWTRVVAMFKD, from the coding sequence ATGAATATCGCCGGCAAAAAATTCATTGACCTGAGTCTTTCCATCGAAGACTCGGCAAGTGAGGTCATACCGGTCCAGCTTCGCTACTTTACACATCGAGAAGGGGCCGAGCAGATGGGGGGTATCTTTGGCCTCAATGCGGACGACCTTCCAGACAAACTGGGCTGGGCCGGAGAAGAAGTGCGGCTGATCACTCATGCGGGGACGCACATGGACGCCCCCTGGCATTATGGGCCGATATCAGAGGACCGCCCGGCACGCACCATCGATGAAGTTCCCCTGGAGTGGTGCTATGGCCATGGCATTGTGCTTGACTTCACGGAATTGGAGGAAGGAGCGGAAATTTCCGTCGAGCATCTGAAAGACGCCCTACGCAAAATTGACTATCGTCTGCAGCCGGGCGACATCGTGCTGTTGCAGACTGGGGCGGCGCGATGGTGGGGTGACAAGTCTTATCCGGAGCGAGGCGTTGGCCTGGGACGCGAAGCAACCTTGTGGCTGGTGGAACAGGGAGTGAGGATAATCGGGACCGATAGCTGGGGCTTGGACCGGCCCTTCAGTTATATGCGAAACGAATTTCAACGGACGAAGGACATGAATTGCATCTGGCCTTCGCATTATGCGGGACGTTTGCAGGAATATTGCCAGATTGAAAAACTCACGAATCTGGATATGCTGCCGCCTTTCGGTTTTACCGTAATGTGTTTTCCGATCAAAGTTACAAAAGCGAGCGCCGGCTGGACACGCGTTGTAGCGATGTTCAAGGACTGA
- a CDS encoding antibiotic biosynthesis monooxygenase has protein sequence MNNPENQLTLINVFPVEPDKQERLIEILSQAATETMRQQPGFVAARVYRGIAGNYVANFVQWRSREDFNRMWQQPAAQQHVAEVHTVARGNPQLFELSNVIEGLSQEMAAGNGAQLHPLLAAEHDIVISKPWKQCFELCADLNRWPEFMPAVHKARILRESHGDQEIELTANFGNDVVSWRSRREILPEAKTIRFWSLTPRAPIKALAGTWFFEPEGRRKTRVRVAHKFELADLAQEDAVRARISQNMIGDLTGMKNYMEKKI, from the coding sequence ATGAATAACCCGGAAAATCAGCTGACCCTGATCAATGTTTTTCCCGTTGAACCGGACAAACAGGAGAGATTGATCGAAATTCTAAGCCAGGCAGCAACAGAGACCATGCGGCAGCAGCCCGGCTTTGTTGCGGCGCGCGTGTATCGCGGAATCGCGGGCAACTACGTGGCCAATTTCGTCCAGTGGCGCTCACGAGAAGATTTCAACCGCATGTGGCAGCAACCTGCGGCGCAGCAGCATGTGGCGGAAGTGCATACGGTGGCCCGCGGTAATCCCCAACTCTTTGAACTGTCCAATGTCATCGAGGGGCTTTCCCAGGAAATGGCTGCCGGCAATGGCGCGCAATTGCATCCTCTACTCGCGGCGGAGCATGACATCGTTATCTCCAAACCCTGGAAGCAGTGTTTTGAGCTTTGCGCCGACCTGAACCGCTGGCCTGAATTCATGCCGGCCGTGCACAAAGCCAGAATCCTGCGCGAAAGCCATGGCGACCAGGAAATCGAGCTCACGGCCAACTTTGGCAATGACGTTGTGAGCTGGCGCTCCCGGCGGGAGATCCTGCCCGAAGCAAAAACCATCCGGTTCTGGAGCCTGACGCCGCGCGCTCCCATCAAGGCGCTTGCCGGCACATGGTTTTTTGAACCGGAAGGAAGAAGAAAGACCAGAGTACGCGTGGCGCACAAATTCGAACTCGCGGATCTTGCGCAAGAAGATGCGGTACGGGCGCGGATCTCGCAGAACATGATCGGTGACCTGACTGGAATGAAGAACTACATGGAGAAGAAGATATGA